The sequence below is a genomic window from Micromonospora aurantiaca ATCC 27029.
TGCGCACCCACGAACGCTGGGCCGGGCTGCGGGCCAAGCTGGAGGCGCTGCCGGACCGCGGGATCGGTGACCCCGAGGCCGCGTACCGGGCCTACGGCGAGGCGTCCGACCTGCTCCTGGCCCTCTACCGGAAGGTACGGGAGAGCTCCGGCCTGATCCGCGACCCGCGCTCCGACTCGTTCTTCCTCCAGGACGGCATCGGCGGGGACCTGCCCACCGCGACGGTGCTGGCCGGGCGGCTCGTCGACCTGGCCCGGCTGTCCGCCAAGCGCCCCGCCGCCGAACGCGCGCGGGTCGGCGCGGAGCTGGCCGAGCTGCGCGTCTCCGCGCTCGGTCCCGCCACCGACCTGGTCGCCGACCTGCGCTCGGCGGTCGACAGCTCGGAGAGCACCGACCTGGGCGCCAACGTGCTCACGCCGCTGGACACCTACCAGCGCTCACTGGAGACGTTCGCTGTCTACTCGGCGCCCGGCGCCGGCCGCTCCGCGCCGAGCACCGACCAGCTCACCCGCGCCGGGATCAGCGCGCAGAACGCCGCCAAGCAGCTCCGCACGGTCATCCTCGACCAGCTCGACGCGCTGCTGCGGGAACGACTCGACGCCCTGGAGCGGGACCGGCTGCTGGGCCGGATCGCCGCCGGGGCGGCGGTGGTGCTGATCGCCGGGATCGTCGCGCTGCACGTGGCCGCGCTGCGCCGGGACCGGTCCCGGGCCACCCCGGCACGCCGGGAACCGGCCGAGGCCGGGCCGGCGCCGACTGTCCACCCGGAGCCACCGCTCTCCGCGCCCGGGGCCGACCGCCAGCCGGTCGCGGTGGGGCACGGTGGCGACGCCGACCGGTGGAGGCCGTTCGATGCTGCTCGGTAGGTTACGCATCCGGGGCAAGCTCGCCCTGCTGGTCATCATTCCGCTGCTCAGCATGGTCGGACTCGCCGTACCGGTCGTCATCGACCGGGTCACCGCCGCCCGGGAGGCAGCCGACACCGCCGAGACCGTCCGCGTCGCCAGCCGGGTCGGCAGCCTGGTCCAGGACCTCCAGCAGGAACGCCTGCTGTCGGTCGGGCTGCTGCTCGGGCGGGTGAGCCGGACCGAGCTGATCCAGAAGTCGGCCACCGTCGACGACCGGGTCGCGGACCTGCGCGCCGAGACGCTGCCGACGGCGGTCCGCAAGAGCCTCGACGGGGTACGCCGGCTGGAGGACGTCCGCAACGCCACGCTCGGCGGCCGGGCCACACCGCAGCAGATCCTGACCGTGTTCGGCGAGGTCGACACCGCCCTGATCGACGCGCTACGGCTGCCCTTCCAGGTGGACACCGACACCGCGGCCGGACGGCAGGTGCTCGCCCTGGACGCGCTGCTGCGCGTCGACGAGGCACTGAGCTCGTGCACCACGCAGATCGTGCTGGTGAAGGCGACGGGCGATCCGCAGGTGGCCCGGTCGTTCGTGGCCTGCATGGCGGGGCTCAACGTCGACAACCGGCGGTTCCGCAAGCTGATCACGCCGGAGCAGCTGAAGGTGGCCGAGCTGGACGACGCGGCGGTGGCCGCCCGGACCAGCCCGACGTTCCTGGTGGACAGCCTCCGGGATCCGGACAAGGCGATCGCGCCGGTGCCGCTGGACGTGCTGTTCCCGTCGGCCCGGTCGATGATCACGCTGGGCCAGTTCGTGGAGAAGAAGGTCGTCGCGGACGTCATCGCGGAGACCCGCGCCCGGGAACGGGAGGCCCTGACCGCGGCCTGGCTGGTCAGCCTGGCGGCGGCGGCGATCCTGCTCGTCGTGGTGCTGCTGAGCATGACGGTGGCGCGTACGGTGGCCCGGCCGCTGAGCCGGCTCACCCGCTCCGCCGAGCGCGTCGCCCGGGTCACCGAGGCCGAGCTGACCCGGGTCGCCGACGACGAGTCCGAGACGGTCCCCCCGGTACGCCTCGACCCGGTGGAGGTCAGCGCCCGGGACGAGATCGGCGACCTGGCCCGCGCGTTCGACCGGGTGCAGCACACCGCCGCCCGGCTGGTCGAGCGGCAGGTCGCCGGGCGGCGCAACGTGGCGCAGATGTTCGGCCACGTCGGCCGGCGTACGCAGAACCTCGTCGGCCGCCAGATCGCGCTCATCGACCGGCTGGAACGCCAGGAGACCGACCCGGGCCGCCTGGAGCACCTCTATCGACTGGACCACATCTCCAGCCGGCTGCGCCGCAACGCGGGCAGCCTGGTGGTGCTCTCCGGCGCCACCGGCTCGGACGGTCACGTGGCGCCGGTCCCGCTGGCCGACGTGGTCCGGCTCGCGCTCGGCGAGATCGAGGACTACACCCGCGTCGACGTGGAGGTACCGCCCGGCGTGGCGGCGGCCCCCGCCATCGCGGGCGACCTGGTGCTGACGCTCGCCGAGCTGATGGAGAACGCCACCTCGTTCTCGCCGCCGCACACCCGTGTGGTGGTGACCGGTGAGCTGACCGACGGCGGCGCACGACTTGTCGTGGTCGACCACGGCATCGGCCTGACCGAGGACCGGATGACCGAGGAGAACGCCCGGTTCACCCGGCGGGAACGCCTCGACCTCGCCCCGACCGAGGTGCTCGGCCTGTTCGTGGTCGGCCGGCTGGCCCGCCGGCACGGCTGGAACGTCCGGCTGAGCCACACCCCCGGTAGCGGCGTCACCGCCGCCCTGGAGATCCCGGGCGCCTCGCTCGTGATCCGCCGCCCCGAGCCGGTCGGCGCCGGCGCCGGCCGGGCCGCCGTGCCCGGCACCCGCGAGCCGGAGCCACCGGCCGTCGAGGTGCCGTCCGGCTTCGACGCCGAGCTGCTGACCCGGGCCACGCGCAGCATGTCCAGCGGCGACCCGTGGAACGCCTTCGGCCACCAGGCCGACACCGCGGAGCCGATCGAGGACCAGGGTCGGGCCACCGGCGGTCCGCCGCCGGCCTGGCCGCCGTCGGGCACCCGGCCGGCCGGACCGGCGGCGCGTCCCGGGCACGTCTCCCCGCCGACACCGGTCGTCGGCCCGGCCCCGGCCGCTCCCCCGGCCGCCGGGCCGGCGACCGGCCCGACCCTGACGCCGCCGGCCACCCGCCCGGCCCCGGCGCCCGCCGGGTCATCCCCGGTCATGCCGGCGCCGACCGGGCCGAACCCGGTCGGGCCGCCCGCCGGGCGGCCCGGTACCCGCTCGCCGATCCGGCAGCGGGTGCCCGGCGCGAACCTGCCGGCCACCCCGCCCGCCGGTCCGGCCGGACCGGCCACCGGCGGACCGCTGATCGGCGTACCGGCGGACCCGTCGAGCGTCCGGGCCCTGGTCGAGGCGTTCCAGGACGGGGTACGGCGGGCCGAGGGCGACGTCGACCACGCGCCCCCGGCTGCGGAACGGCCCCGGCTCAGCCGCCGGGTGCCCGGCGCGAACCTGTCCGTCTCCCCGGCGCAGTCCGTGCCCCCCACCAGCTCCGACCCCGGCGACCCCGTCGAGGTACGCAACCGGATCAGCGAGTTCGAGGCGGGCGTCGCCCGTGCTCTGCGCGAAGTCAGTACCGACCGCCGCTACGAAGAGGACCCATCACGGTGACCAGCCCCTTCCTCCACGAGAACGTCGAACAGAGCACCACCGGCGACCTCAGCCCCGAGGCACGCACCTTCAACTGGCTGCTCGACTCGTTCACCTCCAGCACCGCCGGGGTGATGGAGGCGATCGCGGTCTCCTCGGACGGGCTGCTGATGGCCATGTCCGCGATCAAGGACCGGTCCAACGCGGAACGGCTCGCCGCGGTGGTCTCCGGCATGACCAGTCTCGCCGGGGGCGCGGCGAGCTGGTACGCGCTCGGCGCGCTCAACCGGGTGATCGTCGACATGGCCGAGGGATACCTGCTGATCAGCGCGATCAGCAGCGGCTCGGTGCTCGGCGTCGTCGCCGACCGCACGGCGAACCTGGGCACCGTGGCGTACGAGATGACGCTGTTCGCCGGCCGCGCCGGCGGCGCCCTGAGTCCGCGCCTGATCGCCGAGCTGAAGAACGCCGTACAGCAATGATCCCAGGGGCCGCCGGCGCGGACCCGGAGCCGGAACCCGGCGTCCGGATCCGCCCCTTCCTGCACGCGTCCGCTCCGGTGCCGGAGCCGGACGCGGGCGACGGGGAGCCGACCGGCCCACGCCCCTTCGTGCTGACCTCCGGACGGGTGGACGGCGACCCGGCGATCGGCCTGGAGACCCAGGTCACCGCTCGTCCGGGCAGCACCTCGTGGGCGGTGACCGCCCGGTTGGCCCCGGAGCTGGCGGCGATCGTCGCGATCTGCGCCGAGCCCGTCTCGGTGGCCGAGATCTCCGCCCGGACCCGGATGCACTTCGGGGTGACCCGGGTGCTGGTCGGCGACCTTCGCGCCGCCGGCCATCTCGACGTGCACGTCGCGGACGTCGACGACGCCCTCGATCCCGACATCATCCTGCGAGTGATTGATGGACTTCGTGCGATCTCCTGAATGGCCGGCGGCCGCCACGGGTGGGCCGGCCGCCAACAGCGCCCCGAGCCGCTACGGCGGCCCGGCGCCGCTGATCGGCCGGGCCACGCCACCCCCGCCCACGCCGCCACTGCCGTACCTGCCGCCGGGTGTGCCGCCGGCCGAACCTGCCCCGATCGTCAGCCGGGTACCGGCGCCCCGGCCGCCGATCCCGGTCAAGATCCTCATAGCCGGCGGGTTCGGGGTCGGCAAGACCACCACTGTCGGCGCGATCTCCGAGATCGCGCCGCTGACCACCGAGGCGGAGATGACCACCGCCGGCATCGGCATCGACGACCCGGGCGGGGTCGCCGGCAAGACCACCACCACCGTCGCCATGGACTTCGGCTGCGTGACCATCGACCGCAGCCTGAAGCTCTACCTCTTCGGTACGCCCGGCCAGGCGCGCTTCGGGTTCATGTGGGACGACCTGGCCCGGGGCGCGCTCGGCGCGCTCGTGGTGGTGGACAGCGCCCGGCTCGACGACTGCTACCCGGCGATCGACTTCTTCGAGCGGTCCGGCCTGCCGTTCGCGGTGGGCGTCAACGCCTTCGACGGCCGGCTGGCCCTGGACCTGCCGTCGATCCGCTGGGCGCTGGCGATCGGCGAGCACGTGCCGCTGGTGCAGTTCGACGCCCGGGACCGCCTCTCGGTACGGGACGCCCTGCTCGTCGTCCTGGACCGTGCGCTGGACCGGGCCACCCGATCCCGGGCAGGCTGAACTCGCAGTCGTTTCGATCCGTTGTCTGGCGAAGGGGTGGACGCCATGAGAGGTGATCTGGACGAGACACTGGCCCGGATGGCACGGCGCGAGGAGGCGCTGCGCCGCCGGGCGCCGATGCCCGGCGAACCGGCCGGGACGCCCGAGCGGGACGTGCCCGTGGAGGCGGCGGACGAGCCGGGCGACGAGCGGGCGGGGCGCGGCGCGTACCGGCTGCGCGGTGGCGAGGCGCCGGTTCGGCGTGACCCGGTCGAGGAGGTCGCCGAGGCGGTCCGGAGGGTGGTGGCGGAGCACCCCGGGCTGGCCGTGACGCTGC
It includes:
- a CDS encoding sensor histidine kinase, with the translated sequence MLLGRLRIRGKLALLVIIPLLSMVGLAVPVVIDRVTAAREAADTAETVRVASRVGSLVQDLQQERLLSVGLLLGRVSRTELIQKSATVDDRVADLRAETLPTAVRKSLDGVRRLEDVRNATLGGRATPQQILTVFGEVDTALIDALRLPFQVDTDTAAGRQVLALDALLRVDEALSSCTTQIVLVKATGDPQVARSFVACMAGLNVDNRRFRKLITPEQLKVAELDDAAVAARTSPTFLVDSLRDPDKAIAPVPLDVLFPSARSMITLGQFVEKKVVADVIAETRAREREALTAAWLVSLAAAAILLVVVLLSMTVARTVARPLSRLTRSAERVARVTEAELTRVADDESETVPPVRLDPVEVSARDEIGDLARAFDRVQHTAARLVERQVAGRRNVAQMFGHVGRRTQNLVGRQIALIDRLERQETDPGRLEHLYRLDHISSRLRRNAGSLVVLSGATGSDGHVAPVPLADVVRLALGEIEDYTRVDVEVPPGVAAAPAIAGDLVLTLAELMENATSFSPPHTRVVVTGELTDGGARLVVVDHGIGLTEDRMTEENARFTRRERLDLAPTEVLGLFVVGRLARRHGWNVRLSHTPGSGVTAALEIPGASLVIRRPEPVGAGAGRAAVPGTREPEPPAVEVPSGFDAELLTRATRSMSSGDPWNAFGHQADTAEPIEDQGRATGGPPPAWPPSGTRPAGPAARPGHVSPPTPVVGPAPAAPPAAGPATGPTLTPPATRPAPAPAGSSPVMPAPTGPNPVGPPAGRPGTRSPIRQRVPGANLPATPPAGPAGPATGGPLIGVPADPSSVRALVEAFQDGVRRAEGDVDHAPPAAERPRLSRRVPGANLSVSPAQSVPPTSSDPGDPVEVRNRISEFEAGVARALREVSTDRRYEEDPSR
- a CDS encoding roadblock/LC7 domain-containing protein — its product is MTSPFLHENVEQSTTGDLSPEARTFNWLLDSFTSSTAGVMEAIAVSSDGLLMAMSAIKDRSNAERLAAVVSGMTSLAGGAASWYALGALNRVIVDMAEGYLLISAISSGSVLGVVADRTANLGTVAYEMTLFAGRAGGALSPRLIAELKNAVQQ
- a CDS encoding DUF742 domain-containing protein encodes the protein MIPGAAGADPEPEPGVRIRPFLHASAPVPEPDAGDGEPTGPRPFVLTSGRVDGDPAIGLETQVTARPGSTSWAVTARLAPELAAIVAICAEPVSVAEISARTRMHFGVTRVLVGDLRAAGHLDVHVADVDDALDPDIILRVIDGLRAIS
- a CDS encoding GTP-binding protein, coding for MDFVRSPEWPAAATGGPAANSAPSRYGGPAPLIGRATPPPPTPPLPYLPPGVPPAEPAPIVSRVPAPRPPIPVKILIAGGFGVGKTTTVGAISEIAPLTTEAEMTTAGIGIDDPGGVAGKTTTTVAMDFGCVTIDRSLKLYLFGTPGQARFGFMWDDLARGALGALVVVDSARLDDCYPAIDFFERSGLPFAVGVNAFDGRLALDLPSIRWALAIGEHVPLVQFDARDRLSVRDALLVVLDRALDRATRSRAG